The Vespula vulgaris chromosome 2, iyVesVulg1.1, whole genome shotgun sequence genome has a segment encoding these proteins:
- the LOC127073034 gene encoding TBC1 domain family member 23 yields MAIQEEGKTWVLELEAALLDTEAPSASDIYAICKGQAVPEDLRPDVWQACLDVVDRGNQLSQFNEVFDLPEQNVIRDDCQEFVAKLGNDDEDKVFVVSDLESIITYYCKTKGGQYERGNGWLELLGPLVALKLPRSATYNLFEAIKELYIPRGEIYSSVLRLLLLYHEPELCSFLDTKRVSPDQYTKGWVNTLFAGVCSLPAVCTMWDLYFMQADPFFMLFLSLIMVINAREQILSMKDDDKQSIIDAISMMPCALEAEDVTDFCSLAQYYAMKTPSSFKHDLYPVMFGDNYENKLISHALCLPVSAQELVENAIETSSMSNNSVESVRFFLVDCRPAEQYNAGHLPTAFHLDCNLMLQEPSAFATAVQGLLQAQRQALAVGSHAGGEHLCFLGSGRQEEDRYTHMVVASFLQKHTQYVSMVTSGYQAIHEYFGDEVVSSLVDHNSQHCLVCNANMSETNSNEASPDKTKNNNTDLFGKIGMVMRLKSQKVKGKLFDYIVNPSASVNSNMDIKGNKDLEYIRRSRKTAPVFSIDDDQELDMTMTNNESEEPIEVVSIQQWMKDPKLLHSFKCQEVKVNGDLCDSLLLITDSHLIVLREIQERKGAAHVIVKRPLTSIVKITSRKRHSDLITFKYGTTQYNDTVISDMDKFLIPNASEATKLITQQILKQLKTSN; encoded by the exons ATGGCAATACAAGAAGAAGGCAAGACGTG gGTACTGGAATTAGAAGCAGCGTTGCTTGATACGGAAGCTCCTTCTGCGTCTGACATATATGCAATTTGTAAAGGTCAGGCAGTTCCTGAAGATCTAAGACCAGATGTTTGGCAAGCGTGTTTGGATGTTGTCGATCGAGGTAATCAACTAAGTCAGTTCAATGAAGTCTTTGATTTGCCAGAACAAAATGTTATACGAGATGATTGTCAAGAATTTGTTG CAAAACTTGGAAATGACGACGAAGATAAAGTGTTTGTTGTTTCTGACTTGGAATcaattataacatattattgTAAAACTAAGGGAGGACAATATGAAAGAGGAAATGGTTGGTTAGAATTACTAGGTCCATTGGTAGCTTTAAAATTACCACGTTCTGcgacatataatttatttgaagcAATAAAAGAACTATATATTCCAAG AGGTGAAATATACAGTTCTGTATTACGACTTTTGTTGTTATATCATGAGCCAGAATTGTGTTCTTTTTTGGATACAAAAAGGGTATCGCCTGATCAGTACACAAAAGGTTGGGTGAATACTTTATTTGCTGGTGTATGTTCCTTACCAGCAGTGTGTACAATGTgggatttatattttatgcaaGCTGATCCTTTTTTCatgttgtttctttctcttataatgGTAATAAATGCAAG aGAACAAATATTAAGCATGAAAGATGATGATAAACAAAGTATAATAGATGCCATATCAATGATGCCATGTGCTTTGGAGGCTGAAGATGTAACAGATTTTTGTTCATTAGCACAATATTATGCAATGAAAACACCATCGTCCTTTAAACATGACCTGTATCCTGTAATGTTTGgtgataattatgaaaataaattgatatcaCACGCTTTATGTTTACCAGTATCGGCACAAGAATTAGTAGAAAATGCAATTGAAACTTCGTCCATGTCTAATAATTCTGTTGAATCGGTTAGATTTTTTTTAGTGGACTGTCGACCTGCAGAACAGTATAATGCAGGGCATTTGCCAACTGCATTTCATTTGGATTGTAACTTG ATGCTTCAAGAACCATCTGCATTTGCTACTGCTGTACAAGGATTATTACAAGCACAACGTCAAGCATTAGCTGTTGGTTCACACGCAGGAGGAGAACATCTTTGCTTTTTAGGTAGTGGTAGACAAGAGGAAGATCGATATACACATATGGTAGTGGcttcttttttgcaaaaacACACTCAATATGTGAGTATGGTTACTTCAGGATATCAAG CAATACATGAGTATTTTGGAGATGAAGTGGTTTCCAGTTTGGTCGATCATAATTCACAACACTGTTTAGTATGTAATGCCAACATGTCTGAGACTAATTCAAACGAAGCCAGTccagataaaacaaaaaataacaatactGATCTTTTTGGTAAGATTGGTATGGTAATGAGATTAAAGAGTCAAAAAGTGAAAGGGAAACTTTTCGATTATATTGTTAATCCTTCTGCAAGTGTTAATAGCAATATGGATATAAAGGGTAATAAAGATTTAGAATACATTAGACGATCAAGAAAAACGGCACCCGTTTTTAGTATAGATGATGATCAAGAATTAG ATATGACAATGACCAATAACGAAAGCGAGGAACCTATTGAAGTTGTATCTATCCAGCAATGGATGAAAGATCCTAAATTATTACATTCCTTCAAATGTCAAGAAGTCAAAGTTAATGGAGACCTTTGTGATag TTTATTGTTAATTACCGATAGTCATCTCATTGTACTCCGTGAGATACAAGAACGTAAGGGTGCAGCACACGTAATCGTTAAACGTCCTTTAACTAGTATTGTTAAAATAACATCTAGAAAACGACATTCAGACCTAATCACTTTCAAATATGGTACTACACAATATAATGATACAGTGATTTCTGATATGGATAAATTTCTTATACCTAATGCAAGTGAAGCAACTAAATTAATCACACAACAAATTCTAAAACAATTGAAAACATCTAACTAA
- the LOC127073045 gene encoding UDP-galactose transporter senju, which translates to MISINWGELFPGRWSPVIFLSYMALFINQGIIVTWSQTNGQYEYNIVTVVLLTEVLKLIVSAILYWKDNKILSLFQEIVIHKKVLLLYLIPSFLYCLYNNLAFINLAAFDPTTYYVLLQFRVVMTGIIFQLIFKKKLSVKQWLSLLLLTLGCMIKHVNISMDADVSTKFVLNKNIYLIFIQTFCSCLAGVYNEYLLKQGTDINIFVQNVFMYIDSILCNVIVFLVLFTFQINVTNIFNNVGSSIFMQPKVIIIMLNNTAIGIITSFFLKNLNSILKTFASALELVFTAVLCWIIFDIPILINTVISIAMVSNAVILYSQNPVHNEKSTEIESKRLLV; encoded by the exons ATGATATCTATAAATTGGGGAGAATTATTTCCTGGAAGATGGAGTCctgtcatttttctttcttacatggCTCTTTTTATCAATCAAG gaATTATTGTAACATGGTCTCAAACAAATGGtcaatatgaatataatatcgtaACAGTGGTATTGTTAACAGaagttttaaaattaattgtatcaGCTATTTTGTATTGGAAAGA taataaaatattatctcttttccaAGAAATAGTAATACATAAAAAGG TGCTTCTACTGTACTTAATACCTTCATTTTTATActgtttgtataataatttggCATTTATCAATTTGGCTGCATTTGATCCAACAACTTACTATGTTCTATTACAATTTCGTGTTGTTATGACAGGAATTATTTTTCAG ctcatctttaaaaaaaaattatctgtaAAACAGTGGTTGTCTTTATTATTGCTGACGCTTGGTTGTATGATAAAACATGTAAATATTAGTATGGATGCTGACGTTAGtacaaaatttgtattaaataaaaatatttatcttatatttattcag ACTTTTTGTTCATGCTTAGCTGGcgtttataatgaatatttgcTTAAACAAGGaacagatataaatatttttgtacaaAATGTATTCATGTATATAGATAGCATTTTATGTAATGTTATAGtatttttagtattatttacatttcaaATCAATGTTACCAATATATTCAACAATGTTGGATCTAGTATCTTTATGCAACccaaagtaataataattatgctAAATAATACGGCCATTGGTATAATAACaagttttttcttaaaaaacttaaattctatattaaagACATTTGCTAGTGCATTAGAATTAGTATTTACAGCTGTTTTATGTTggattatattcgatataccTATTCTTATAAATACAGTGATATCTATTGCCATGGTTAGCAATgctgtaattttatattctcaaAATCCAGTtcataatgaaaaatcaaCAGAGATAGAATCTAAAAGATTGTTGGTTTAA